The following coding sequences are from one Treponema parvum window:
- a CDS encoding response regulator, producing MIHIVIAEDEDIIRSGLLYTIDWLSMNAVVVASAATGMEGLEKIKSLQPDIVITDIKMPGMSGLDMIEAAQKAKIDFIPIVLTSYSDFNYAKSAIALRVFDYLLKPVDEEKIKEVVLRAQEQLAKNLIAQKAERAESAGASSSPFLPPMVSDNPYIAACLSAIEQNYAEHPNIETLARTLKVSASYLSRSFKKHTSMTFLDFLNTYRIQKAVSLLADQKYRVYEVAAMTGFSSYKRFYEVFKSYAGFPPTELAKPDEKRKD from the coding sequence ATGATACACATTGTGATCGCCGAAGACGAAGATATCATCCGTTCGGGGCTTTTGTACACAATCGACTGGCTTTCCATGAACGCCGTCGTCGTAGCCTCTGCGGCTACGGGTATGGAAGGACTCGAAAAGATAAAGAGCCTACAACCTGACATCGTGATCACCGACATAAAGATGCCTGGCATGAGCGGACTTGATATGATAGAGGCGGCGCAAAAAGCAAAAATCGATTTTATCCCGATCGTTCTTACGAGCTATTCCGATTTCAACTATGCGAAAAGCGCTATTGCGCTCCGCGTCTTCGATTATCTTTTAAAACCTGTCGATGAAGAAAAGATCAAAGAAGTCGTCTTGCGCGCACAAGAGCAGCTTGCAAAAAACCTCATCGCACAAAAAGCCGAACGTGCAGAAAGCGCCGGCGCCTCGTCCTCTCCTTTCCTTCCGCCGATGGTTTCCGACAATCCGTATATCGCAGCCTGCCTGAGCGCGATAGAACAAAACTACGCGGAACACCCCAACATCGAAACGCTCGCCCGAACGCTCAAAGTGAGCGCAAGTTATTTAAGCAGATCATTTAAAAAACACACGTCCATGACCTTTCTCGATTTTTTGAACACGTACAGGATTCAAAAAGCCGTAAGTCTCCTTGCCGATCAAAAATACCGCGTCTACGAAGTCGCAGCGATGACGGGCTTTTCGTCGTACAAGCGATTTTATGAAGTGTTCAAATCCTATGCGGGTTTTCCGCCGACGGAACTCGCAAAACCGGACGAAAAACGGAAAGACTGA
- a CDS encoding ABC transporter ATP-binding protein — translation MTKEQKGVRLDHITKIYKDYKTGKDFAAVDDISLDIKPGSFVTLLGPSGCGKTTTLRMVAGFESPDKGEIYIGDQAINELTPNKRDTAMVFQSYALLPHYNVFDNIAYGLKIRKVAKDEIAERVMAMLKLVELEGLEGRMTNQLSGGQQQRVALARALVVQPSVLLFDEPLSNLDAKLRVAMRTEIRKIQQTVGITAIYVTHDQSEAMSISDQIIIMNKGKIAQMGTPREIYYQPKDEFVADFIGEVNFLTGSVTSIDSKAIHVDVGGVDITAESFEKVQKGDPCKIVLRPESATLADKGVLPCTVTLSTFMGSYQYYQADVNGMMIKITEYNPKNRKLYEAGDKAYLNFDSLNLHIL, via the coding sequence ATGACAAAGGAACAAAAAGGCGTGCGCCTGGATCATATAACGAAGATTTACAAAGACTATAAGACGGGAAAAGATTTCGCCGCAGTGGACGATATTTCGCTTGACATTAAACCGGGCAGTTTCGTTACCCTGCTCGGCCCTTCCGGCTGCGGAAAGACGACGACGCTTCGCATGGTCGCGGGTTTTGAAAGCCCCGACAAAGGCGAAATCTACATCGGCGATCAAGCGATCAACGAACTCACGCCCAACAAGAGAGATACGGCTATGGTGTTCCAAAGCTACGCTCTCCTGCCGCACTACAACGTCTTCGACAATATCGCCTACGGCTTAAAGATCAGAAAGGTGGCTAAAGACGAAATCGCCGAGCGCGTTATGGCCATGCTCAAACTCGTAGAACTCGAAGGACTCGAAGGCCGCATGACGAATCAGCTGTCTGGCGGACAGCAGCAGCGGGTCGCCCTTGCGCGAGCTCTTGTAGTGCAGCCGAGCGTTTTGCTTTTCGATGAACCGCTTTCGAATCTCGACGCAAAGCTCCGCGTAGCGATGCGCACTGAAATAAGAAAAATCCAGCAGACGGTCGGTATCACGGCGATATACGTTACACACGACCAGTCTGAAGCGATGAGCATCTCCGATCAAATCATCATCATGAACAAAGGGAAAATCGCTCAAATGGGAACGCCGCGCGAAATCTACTATCAGCCGAAAGACGAATTTGTCGCGGACTTTATCGGCGAAGTAAACTTCCTGACCGGAAGCGTAACGTCGATAGACTCAAAAGCCATACACGTCGACGTCGGCGGCGTCGATATCACGGCGGAATCTTTTGAAAAGGTTCAAAAGGGCGACCCGTGCAAAATCGTGCTGCGCCCCGAATCGGCGACTCTCGCTGACAAGGGCGTTCTGCCGTGCACCGTAACGCTTTCGACGTTTATGGGTTCGTATCAATATTATCAGGCCGACGTAAACGGCATGATGATTAAGATCACCGAATACAACCCGAAAAACCGTAAGCTCTACGAAGCGGGCGACAAAGCCTACTTAAACTTTGACAGTCTCAACCTGCACATTCTCTAA
- a CDS encoding extracellular solute-binding protein, with protein MRNLYRTLLFFAAFFVFTGCFKKAKGGDDSNTLIVASPHPLVLIVPVIENFENETGIAVELVQGGTKEILKNLQMHPDSSPYDVLWGGSYASVLPASSLFDSYTSANEAYIRSEYKNVEGMLNRFSDVPSVLMINKKRLGGVAVSGYGDLLNPKLKGAIAFGNPETSSSAWEHLINMLYAAGKGNPDDGWDYVKMLCKNLDGNLLGSSSAVYNGVADGRFAVGLTFEEGGANFAEKDGNIALVYMNEGVVFTPDGVYIPKKIRHKDNAVRFIDYVTGKNVQSYIAKQMNRRSVRSDVETKSLLPSKSGIKCISVDYAYTTSHQSEWVERFLDIFESARQNDE; from the coding sequence ATGCGTAATCTTTACCGCACTCTTTTGTTTTTCGCCGCGTTTTTCGTTTTTACGGGATGTTTTAAAAAGGCTAAAGGCGGAGACGATTCTAACACTCTCATAGTCGCAAGCCCCCACCCGCTCGTGCTCATCGTTCCCGTCATAGAAAATTTCGAAAACGAAACGGGGATAGCCGTCGAACTCGTTCAGGGCGGCACAAAAGAAATACTTAAAAATCTTCAAATGCATCCCGACTCATCTCCGTACGATGTGTTATGGGGCGGCTCGTACGCATCCGTACTTCCCGCATCTTCACTCTTCGATTCCTATACAAGTGCGAATGAAGCGTATATCAGAAGCGAATACAAAAACGTCGAAGGCATGCTGAACCGCTTTTCCGACGTGCCGAGCGTTTTAATGATAAACAAAAAGCGGCTCGGCGGTGTTGCGGTCTCAGGCTACGGTGATCTCCTCAATCCGAAATTAAAAGGCGCGATCGCGTTCGGAAACCCCGAAACCTCATCGTCGGCATGGGAACATTTGATAAATATGCTTTACGCCGCAGGCAAAGGAAATCCCGACGACGGCTGGGATTACGTGAAGATGCTGTGCAAAAATCTCGACGGAAATCTCTTGGGATCTTCGAGCGCGGTGTACAACGGAGTTGCGGACGGACGCTTTGCCGTAGGATTGACATTCGAAGAAGGAGGAGCCAATTTTGCCGAAAAAGACGGCAATATCGCCTTAGTCTACATGAACGAAGGCGTCGTCTTTACTCCCGACGGCGTCTACATACCGAAAAAAATCCGGCACAAAGACAATGCCGTCAGATTTATCGATTACGTTACGGGAAAAAACGTGCAAAGCTATATCGCAAAGCAAATGAACCGGCGTTCAGTGCGGAGCGACGTCGAAACAAAAAGCCTGCTTCCCTCAAAGAGCGGCATCAAGTGCATCTCCGTCGATTACGCCTATACAACTTCACATCAAAGCGAATGGGTCGAGCGCTTTCTCGATATCTTCGAAAGCGCGAGGCAAAACGATGAATGA
- a CDS encoding ABC transporter permease: protein MTKPYTAGTQSKTLDRKKLFADPILITAIFAIFLFLVLFIVYPLSILLVDSVYEENQITLSVFARIFGMSGFRKAISNTLHLGFISGILATLVGFLFAYVDMYVNVGNRFVKGLFKIVSVLPVVSPPFVLSLSAIMLFGRTGIITRSLFNLSTTKLYGLPGICLVQTLTFFPVCYLMLKGLLKNIDPSLEEAARNIGASRWKVFTSVTLPLLLPGLGNAFLVTFIESVADFANPMIIGGNFDTLATSIYLQLTGAYDKSGATAMAVVLLFISMGLFIVEKYWLERKSVATLTGKASRERMRIKDKSVRVPLVTISILISLFVIVLYFLVVFGSLFKIWGRNYSLSLKWYKYIFKNSGYKVFLDSIWLSLIASPITALISMIIAYLVVKRKFAGKGFMEFIAMLAMAVPGTVLGVGFIRGFNSGLFHSGIMQGLYGTGAILVIVFIVRSLPIGTRSGIAALRQIDKSIEESAYDLGADSLTVFTTVTLPLIKDSFFSGLVTTFVRSITAISAIILLVTPQFVLITVRINEHAEKGNYGIACAYATILIVITYTAITLMNLFTGRFGTSRKQKTSRKIHS, encoded by the coding sequence ATGACAAAACCATACACTGCGGGAACGCAAAGCAAAACGCTCGACAGAAAAAAATTGTTTGCCGATCCTATTCTCATCACCGCAATATTTGCAATATTTTTATTTTTAGTTTTATTTATCGTCTATCCCCTGTCGATTCTGCTCGTCGACAGCGTGTACGAAGAAAATCAAATCACGCTTTCCGTGTTTGCCCGCATTTTCGGGATGTCGGGCTTCCGAAAAGCTATTTCAAATACTCTGCACCTAGGTTTTATCTCAGGCATACTCGCCACTCTTGTCGGCTTTTTGTTTGCGTACGTCGACATGTATGTCAACGTCGGAAACAGATTCGTAAAAGGCCTGTTTAAAATCGTTTCCGTGCTGCCAGTCGTTTCGCCGCCCTTCGTCCTGTCGCTTTCGGCGATCATGCTTTTCGGCCGCACGGGCATCATCACACGAAGCCTGTTCAATTTAAGCACGACAAAATTATACGGCCTTCCGGGCATCTGCCTGGTACAGACGCTTACCTTTTTTCCCGTCTGTTACCTCATGCTCAAAGGACTTCTTAAAAACATAGATCCCTCGCTCGAAGAAGCGGCTCGCAATATCGGCGCTTCCCGGTGGAAAGTTTTTACGTCTGTAACGCTCCCGCTTTTGCTTCCCGGTCTCGGCAACGCTTTCCTCGTAACATTTATAGAATCGGTTGCGGATTTTGCAAACCCGATGATCATCGGCGGAAACTTCGACACGCTCGCAACTTCGATTTACCTGCAGCTCACCGGTGCATACGATAAAAGCGGAGCCACGGCAATGGCAGTCGTGCTTCTCTTTATTTCAATGGGTTTATTCATTGTCGAAAAATATTGGCTCGAACGGAAATCGGTGGCTACCCTTACGGGCAAAGCGTCCCGGGAGCGCATGCGCATAAAAGACAAAAGCGTGCGCGTTCCGCTCGTCACGATCAGCATTCTTATCTCGCTCTTTGTCATCGTGCTTTACTTCCTCGTCGTATTCGGCTCTCTCTTTAAAATTTGGGGAAGGAACTACAGCCTGTCGCTCAAATGGTATAAGTATATTTTTAAAAACAGCGGATACAAAGTATTTCTCGATTCGATTTGGCTTTCGCTCATCGCCTCTCCCATCACCGCATTAATATCGATGATAATAGCCTACCTTGTAGTAAAGCGGAAGTTTGCAGGAAAGGGATTTATGGAATTCATCGCGATGCTCGCGATGGCGGTTCCGGGAACGGTTCTCGGCGTCGGCTTTATCCGCGGATTCAACAGCGGCCTCTTTCATTCGGGTATTATGCAGGGGCTGTACGGCACCGGGGCGATCCTCGTCATCGTGTTCATCGTGCGCTCGCTTCCGATCGGCACGCGGAGCGGCATTGCGGCACTCAGGCAGATCGATAAATCGATCGAAGAATCAGCCTACGATTTGGGTGCGGACAGCCTGACGGTATTTACGACGGTGACGCTTCCGCTCATTAAGGATTCGTTTTTCAGCGGGCTCGTCACGACCTTCGTACGCTCCATCACGGCGATTTCCGCGATCATTCTGCTTGTCACTCCGCAGTTCGTGCTCATCACCGTGCGCATCAACGAACATGCGGAAAAAGGCAACTACGGAATCGCATGCGCATACGCGACGATATTGATCGTCATCACGTACACGGCGATTACGCTGATGAATCTGTTTACCGGAAGATTCGGCACGAGCCGTAAACAAAAGACATCTCGAAAAATTCACTCTTAG
- a CDS encoding sensor histidine kinase — translation MNDNVYFREEIRRSFIAHSLIPSITLASVVIVTSVLLWNVNLYRTLARENKKTATALSTAVNAYGAFIEEKSLSPERIIFDDAFSVSGAYTALKEFIHAQKIAADFTLLSSSYAVVLKGSADDDFIVPEWQNQFTWGALGRMHEKPDRTVIELSSEYNTAGKSEIVIGRALESKNGIDGYMVFTIDEDAVRTALNPTLPFAITDDKGTLFAASLPHAGNAAGKLADGYRSDRRYYFTENEAVFRDATASIFDVYTFQNTQQMQSAFLIIALTTLSVLALVIGGLFVSAAKIAEKESRALTQIAQACGEVERGNLAERLSVSGTVEFQKIANAYNDMLDTVQRLIDENKKETHERYVAEIKRLEMQFNPHFLYNTLENIKFLIKLDPDKAQKTILRLSELLRYSIDNDASTARIGEDIRRIEHYLYILKLRFGKKFAYEIDVPDDVQNCVVPKLIVQPLIDNAVKHGFGDKERMKVSIGAHTVGKKLHIVVSDDGAGMDETELKAMRKLIRSQSNKTNHIGLYNVERRIELLYGSTYGMTIDSAAGKGTTVRISLPVIWSKT, via the coding sequence ATGAATGACAATGTATATTTTAGAGAAGAAATACGCCGCTCGTTTATAGCGCACTCGCTCATCCCTTCGATCACACTTGCAAGCGTCGTCATCGTAACGTCCGTTTTGCTGTGGAATGTCAATCTCTACCGCACCCTCGCGCGCGAAAATAAAAAGACTGCGACGGCCTTGAGCACAGCCGTAAACGCATACGGCGCTTTTATCGAAGAAAAAAGTCTTTCGCCCGAAAGAATAATCTTTGACGACGCGTTTTCCGTTTCCGGAGCATATACCGCGCTGAAGGAATTTATCCATGCGCAAAAGATCGCTGCTGATTTTACGCTGCTTTCCTCGTCGTACGCCGTCGTGCTCAAGGGAAGCGCGGACGACGACTTTATCGTTCCCGAATGGCAAAATCAATTTACATGGGGCGCGCTCGGACGAATGCACGAAAAACCGGATCGAACGGTGATCGAACTGTCGTCGGAGTACAATACTGCCGGAAAAAGCGAAATCGTCATCGGACGTGCGCTCGAATCGAAAAACGGAATCGACGGCTACATGGTCTTTACGATAGATGAAGATGCCGTGCGCACGGCTCTCAATCCGACGCTCCCCTTTGCGATCACCGACGACAAGGGCACGCTCTTTGCAGCTTCTCTTCCGCATGCGGGAAACGCGGCAGGAAAGCTCGCGGACGGCTATCGAAGCGACAGGCGATATTATTTTACGGAAAACGAAGCGGTATTTCGGGATGCGACGGCGAGCATCTTCGACGTCTATACCTTTCAAAATACGCAGCAGATGCAAAGCGCTTTTTTAATAATCGCATTGACGACGCTTTCGGTTCTCGCGCTTGTCATCGGCGGCCTTTTCGTCAGCGCCGCTAAAATCGCCGAAAAGGAATCGCGCGCTCTCACGCAGATCGCACAAGCGTGCGGCGAAGTCGAACGCGGCAATCTCGCAGAGCGCCTTTCGGTTTCCGGCACTGTCGAATTCCAAAAGATCGCAAACGCGTACAACGATATGCTCGACACAGTGCAGCGTCTCATCGATGAAAATAAAAAAGAAACGCACGAACGCTATGTCGCAGAAATCAAACGGCTGGAAATGCAGTTCAATCCGCACTTTTTATACAACACGCTTGAAAATATTAAATTCCTGATAAAACTCGATCCCGATAAAGCGCAAAAAACGATTCTGCGCCTTTCCGAACTCTTGCGCTACAGCATCGACAACGATGCATCGACTGCTCGGATCGGCGAAGATATCCGCCGCATCGAACATTATCTGTATATATTGAAACTCCGCTTCGGCAAAAAATTCGCATACGAAATCGACGTGCCGGACGACGTACAAAACTGTGTAGTGCCGAAACTCATCGTGCAGCCGCTTATCGACAATGCCGTCAAACACGGCTTCGGCGATAAAGAGCGCATGAAAGTTTCGATCGGCGCGCACACGGTCGGGAAAAAACTGCATATCGTCGTGAGCGATGACGGAGCCGGCATGGACGAAACAGAACTGAAAGCGATGCGGAAGCTCATCCGTTCACAAAGCAATAAAACGAATCACATCGGATTGTACAACGTCGAGCGGCGCATCGAACTTTTGTACGGAAGCACATACGGCATGACGATCGACAGCGCTGCAGGCAAAGGAACGACAGTGCGCATAAGCCTTCCGGTCATTTGGAGCAAAACATGA
- the cas1 gene encoding type II CRISPR-associated endonuclease Cas1, which translates to MIKRTLFFSHAVCLSLKNKQLVIFNRETQEEILIPIEDIGFVVIENNLVSMTVPLINELVYNNSAVIFCNEKHLPFSMTLPLDCNNIQSQLFFVQIDAKLPVKKQCWKQIIESKIKNQGRLLEKHGFASAKVNEFSRHVKSDDASNMEARAAKTYWDYLFGRDWTRDRYGKFPNNFLNYGYSILRAATARALIGSGLLPTLGIHHHNKYDAYCLADDVMEPYRPYVDDEVINFIKENPNEEDLNTEFKKKILNILTRDVNIGKVTRPLMIALSITSSSLVKVLTEEFEKMALPVFI; encoded by the coding sequence ATGATTAAACGAACACTGTTTTTCTCACATGCTGTTTGTTTAAGTCTGAAAAACAAGCAGCTTGTAATTTTTAACAGAGAAACGCAAGAAGAAATTTTAATTCCTATTGAAGATATAGGTTTTGTTGTTATTGAAAATAATCTTGTTTCAATGACCGTGCCCCTTATAAATGAACTTGTGTATAATAATTCTGCCGTAATCTTTTGTAATGAAAAACACTTGCCCTTTTCAATGACTTTGCCTCTGGACTGCAACAATATCCAATCTCAATTATTTTTTGTTCAGATCGACGCAAAATTGCCGGTAAAAAAGCAGTGCTGGAAACAAATCATAGAAAGTAAAATAAAAAATCAGGGAAGGTTGCTTGAAAAGCACGGATTTGCTTCGGCTAAGGTAAATGAATTTTCAAGACATGTAAAAAGCGACGATGCTTCGAACATGGAGGCTCGTGCCGCAAAGACTTATTGGGATTATCTGTTCGGTCGTGACTGGACCAGAGATCGATACGGAAAATTTCCCAACAATTTTTTGAATTACGGTTATTCTATCCTTCGAGCCGCTACTGCCAGAGCCTTAATCGGTTCCGGGTTATTACCGACTCTGGGTATACATCATCACAATAAATACGATGCCTATTGTCTTGCGGACGACGTCATGGAACCTTACAGACCGTATGTGGACGATGAAGTTATTAATTTTATTAAAGAAAATCCCAATGAAGAAGATCTTAATACGGAATTTAAGAAGAAAATTTTGAATATCCTTACACGGGATGTGAATATCGGTAAGGTTACAAGGCCGCTTATGATCGCATTGTCAATTACAAGCTCTTCATTAGTAAAAGTGCTTACGGAAGAATTCGAAAAAATGGCCTTACCTGTTTTTATATAG
- the cas2 gene encoding CRISPR-associated endonuclease Cas2 — MSFERINAYKIMWIFCLFDLPTNTKPQRKRASEFRKKLLEDGFDMMQFSVYKRFCGSKEACAVHENRIKQWLPREGTVSILKFTDKQFGEILTYIGLSPKPKEKAPKQLEMF, encoded by the coding sequence ATGAGTTTTGAACGGATAAACGCTTATAAGATAATGTGGATTTTTTGTTTGTTTGATCTGCCGACGAATACAAAGCCTCAGCGAAAACGCGCATCGGAGTTTAGAAAAAAACTCTTGGAAGACGGATTTGATATGATGCAATTCAGTGTGTATAAAAGATTTTGCGGCAGTAAAGAAGCTTGCGCGGTCCACGAAAACAGAATCAAACAGTGGCTGCCGCGGGAAGGGACGGTGAGTATTTTAAAATTTACCGACAAGCAGTTCGGAGAAATACTGACATATATCGGTTTGTCCCCAAAGCCTAAAGAAAAAGCGCCTAAGCAACTGGAAATGTTTTAA
- a CDS encoding ABC transporter substrate-binding protein: MKKICSVIASLLIAGSTLFAASNKNAGSLVVYGSCEEEYVSAVCAKFEKLTGIKTSYQRLSTGEVLTKIAEENGKPSADVWFGGTTDPYNEAAAKGLLLPYDAKNAKHIIAPQFKDANNNWFGIYRGILGFFWNTEEMKRIGIQPPKDWDDLTKEQYKGLVSFANPNTAGTGKLIVNTMVQMKGHDKAMDYFKALDKNIVQYTKSGSGPSKLVPTGEIVIGIGFLHDVVYQIVDNGYDNLGMTAPASGTSYEIGATAIFKGAKNVENAKKFIEFALSPDCVNLAQENGSYQFLVIDNAKPVKAAVKAGLDKIKTINYDFEDAKYHTSQYVQDFFKVIASDDRVKTK; encoded by the coding sequence ATGAAAAAGATTTGTTCAGTGATCGCCTCTCTTTTGATCGCCGGCAGCACGCTCTTTGCCGCCAGCAACAAAAACGCGGGTTCCCTCGTCGTCTACGGCTCTTGCGAAGAAGAATACGTCAGCGCCGTATGTGCAAAATTCGAAAAGCTCACCGGCATTAAAACGAGCTACCAGCGGCTTTCTACGGGCGAAGTGCTCACGAAAATTGCCGAAGAAAACGGCAAGCCGTCTGCGGACGTATGGTTCGGCGGCACGACCGATCCGTACAACGAAGCCGCTGCGAAAGGGCTTTTGCTCCCGTACGACGCGAAAAACGCAAAACACATCATCGCGCCACAGTTCAAAGATGCGAATAACAACTGGTTCGGAATCTACCGCGGTATTCTCGGCTTCTTTTGGAATACGGAAGAAATGAAGCGGATCGGCATACAGCCGCCGAAAGATTGGGACGATTTGACAAAAGAGCAGTACAAGGGCTTGGTTTCGTTCGCGAACCCGAATACGGCGGGAACGGGAAAACTCATCGTCAATACGATGGTGCAGATGAAGGGACACGACAAAGCGATGGACTACTTCAAAGCGCTCGATAAGAACATCGTTCAGTACACGAAATCCGGCTCCGGCCCGTCAAAGCTCGTTCCGACAGGCGAAATCGTCATCGGCATCGGCTTTCTGCACGACGTCGTCTATCAGATCGTCGACAACGGCTACGACAATTTGGGCATGACCGCGCCTGCATCCGGCACGAGCTACGAAATCGGAGCGACGGCTATTTTCAAAGGCGCGAAAAACGTTGAAAACGCAAAGAAATTCATCGAATTTGCGCTTTCGCCCGACTGTGTAAACCTCGCTCAGGAAAACGGCTCGTATCAGTTCTTGGTTATCGACAACGCAAAGCCGGTTAAAGCCGCCGTAAAAGCGGGTCTCGATAAGATCAAAACGATCAACTACGATTTCGAAGACGCGAAATATCACACGTCGCAATACGTGCAGGATTTCTTTAAAGTCATCGCAAGCGACGACCGCGTCAAGACAAAATAA